The genomic region AAGGGAAGAGAAGAATTTTTGTGCGATTGTATATTGATAAATTGAAAATAAACATCTATAATTTTAAAAAATACAAACTGGAGGTAATAGAAGTGAAAATGATGGACGCAAATGAAATTATATCTTTCATTCAAAATAGTAAAAAATCAACACCTGTTAAAGTGTACGTAAAAGGGAATCTAGAGAATATTAAATTTGATGAAAGTGTACAAACCTTTTTAAATGCGGAAAATGGTGTAGTGTTTGGAGAATGGGCTAGTATCCAAGCAACATTAGAAGAATATAAAAAAGAAATCGTCGATTTTGTTATAGAAAATGACAGACGCAATTCTGCGATTCCTTTATTAGACATGAAAGCAATTAATGCTCGTATAGAGCCAGGGGCGGTTATTCGTGATCAAGTTGAAATTGGTGATAATGCCGTTATTATGATGGGGGCCATGATTAACATTGGAGCGGTCGTTGGATCTGGGACAATGATTGATATGAATGTTGTCCTTGGTGGACGAGCAACAGTAGGAGAGAATTGTCATATCGGAGCTGGCGCTGTACTTGCAGGAGTGATTGAACCACCTTCAGCTCAACCAGTTATCGTCGAGGATGATGTAGTAGTAGGTGCAAATGCAGTGATTCTAGAAGGAGTTACTGTTGGAAAAGGATCTGTTGTCGCGGCAGGAGCTATTGTAGTAGAAGATGTACCACCATTTACGGTCGTGGCTGGAACACCTGCTAAAGTCATCAAACAAATTGATGAAAAAACGAAGTCAAAAACAGAGATTAAACAAGAGCTTCGCCAATTATAATGGTAAACAGCACAGGGGGTATCCTTGTGCTGTGTTTTTTTAAAGGTTATTAGGTCAAATTGGACAGGAACAAGCACGTAGTCTTCATTTTGTTAGAATGCGAGCTTTCGCCTGCGCTTTTTTTATTGTCTAGCTCTTTTGACCAGTGCTTTTCTTATTTCAGATAGGGGTGTTATTTAGTGAAACAGATGAATCCTTTTGTTGGAATACGTCGAGATCTTCACCAAATTCCGGAAATCGGATTTCAAGAAGTAGAAACGCAACAATATTTGTTAAATTATATAAATTCTTTACCACAAGATCGAATTGAAATAAATACATGGCGTACCGGGATTTTGGTGAAAGTTAATGGAAAAGTAGGAGAAAAAACGCTTGGTTACCGAGCTGATATAGATGGTTTGCCAATTAAAGAAGAAACAGGATTGTCGTTTGAATCATCACACGCGGGTTATATGCATGCATGTGGTCATGATTTTCATATGAGCATCGCCCTAGGGGTATTGACAAATCTTGTCCATTCTCCCATTGACCATAATGCTTTATTTGTTTTTCAGCCAGCCGAAGAGGGACCTGGAGGGGCTGAGCCGTTATTGAAAAGTAATGAATTTAAAGAATGGAAGCCTGACTTCATGTTAGCTCTTCACATCGCACCGGAATATCCAGTAGGCACAATAGCTATTAAAGAAGGGCTATTATTTGCCAATACATCGGAGTTATTTATTGATATGATTGGCAAAGGAGGGCATGCAGCTTATCCACATCAAACAAAAGATATGATCCTAGCGTCCTCTCTGTTTGTCACACAGTTACAATCAATTGTATCTAGAAATATCGACCCACTAGATAGCGCTGTTGTTACCATAGGGAAAATGACAGGAGGAACTGTTCAAAATGTTATAGCTGAAAAGGCTAGACTAGAGGGAACAATCAGAACGTTAAAGCCTGAAACAATCGAAAAGGTTAAAAAACGAATTGAGGCTATGGCGACCGGGATAGAGTCTTCATTTGATTGTCAGGTTACGATTGATTACGGTAGTAACTATTATCAAGTATACAATGATGAAGAGTTGACACGTGACTTTATGCGATGGGTAGAAGAATATAATGACGCCACATTATTAGAATGTAAAGAAGCGATGACTGGCGAAGATTTTGGGTATATGTTAAAGGAGATTCCTGGATTTATGTTTTGGCTTGGTGTTGATTCTCCATATGGCTTACATCATTCAAAGCTAGCCCCGAAAGAAGAAGCTATTGACTTTGCTATCTCTCTTTTATCTCAATATATTCACCAGCTTTAGGTAATAAGTAAAAAAACACATGAGCAAGGTGGAGTAATCATGTGTTTTTTTCTGAATACCTACTATTTAGTAAACCTTAAATTCAGAAATTTATAATAGTTTTTTATAAATTGCAATATATTCTATAGGTGAGTTTGTAACACATAGAAAAATAGTGGAAAACGATATTAGTGAATGGAGGAGCATAATGGTGAATTTAAGAGATGCATTACGTGAGGATGCTGAGAGAATAAGTAGTATAGCGATTAGATCGAAAGCCCATTGGGAATACAGTAAAGAATTTATTCAAGCTTGTAGACAAGATTTAACCATTGATGAAAATTACATTCAAAATCATAATGTCTTTGTTTTAGAAGAAAAGGAAGAGATTGTAGGGTTCTTTACCTTTATAAGAGGAGAAATGGATCGACTAGATTTTCTTTATATAGATCCAAAATATATAGGAAAGGGCTTTGGAAGAATTACATGGGAGCATGTCATTCAAAAAGCACAAGAAATGGGGGTAAAGAGCTTTACTATTGACAGTGACCCAAATGCAAAAGCATTTTATGAAAAAATGGGTGCTAAACAAATTGGTGAAATACCGTCTACTGTATTTAAAGATCGCTTCCTACCTTTGATGAAATTTACGGTTGAAGATAATTAGATCATTCAATGCATAGCGAACTAATAAAATATAATCCTTTTCCTGGTTTTCTTGAATAATGAAGCACCCATTATTTATTTTAAGGGAATTTATTTTGTAAATTTCCTTAATCCTTCTTTTCCTGGGAATGGGCAAAACCCCTATAATACTTTAAAATCTATCTAATGTTATATCCATGTTTATGCTGAAAGCAGCCTTATTGCCGTCGGCCGCAGCCATCATTAAAGATGAGGGGCCTACCGTTTCGGTTTCACCTGCAATGTATACCCCATTCGTTGTTGATCGTCCACCATCTGTGATAATTCTTTTATTTTCATTAATTTGACAATTTAATTGTTCGGCAAATTGATTTGGTCGATAAAAACTAGGAACGACAAATCCGCCACTTCTTAGAATGTTATCACCTGATTCTAACTCAATACTTTTTATGTTGCCGTTATCACCATGTAAGTTTTTAATTCGTGTTGTATAAATCTTAATTTCTTTTCTTGCAAAATCATTTCGTACATTATTGGATAGTTGATGACCATTCGTAAAAACGATTAAATCCTTTGACCAATTATAAACTAATTTAGTCAGATGAATCATGTGTTTTTCAGCTTCGGCAATGATTGCTAACGGCTTGTCTCTTTGTTCCCATCCATCGCAATATGGACAGCTGAATAAACTTTTACCATAATATTGTTTAATTTGTGAAAAGGAAAACTCTTCTTGTATACCAGTAGCTAACAATATTCTTTCTGCAAAATAAAAATGATTGTTCGATGTTTTGATTAAGAATAAATCCTTTTGCTCTTCTTTCTTTACCTGAATAACGGTCTCATTTGAAATCGAAACAGAAGGATAAGATTCTAATTCCTTCATTGCTATTTCTTTAAATACTTGTGGTTTAATTCCATCTCTTGTTAAAAATCCATTTGATTCGCGAGTTACACGATTTCGATTTTTTCCATTATCAAATATGGCAATCTTTCTACGTGCTCTCCCTAAAGTTAAGGCTGCACTTAACCCTGCAGGTCCTGCACCGATTACAATACAATCGAGTTTCTCCATTAATTCTTTACCTCCGCACCAACAAAGTATATTAAAGAGTTTTAATATCTATTATTTGTACATGTTCATTTTGTTAGCAAAATCAACTAAACGTGTTTAATTCTATTCATCTTAAAGCTTTTTCTCAGGTGCCTTAATCTGCTTCTGAATAAAACAATCAGGAAAGACAATTATTCAAAATAAGCGTCAAACCTTCAATAATAGCTTTTATAAAATCTAGTAATGAAAGCTCTTCGCAACCTCGTCTTAATTTATAGCCCCCATTTACTCCTGAGATAACTTCAACTACACCTGATTTTACTAACTTTGTTAGTATTTTAGATAAATATGTCGTTGAAATTTATTGTTGTTCGACTCATTCATTAAAAAGGTTAAATGCTAAGGTTATTTAACAAAAATAAAAGAAGCCCTTTTAAATCAGTATTCCAAATAGGCTTCTTTTTAATCATGAAAATAGAAGGATTATTGACATATATAATCTATTCTAAGACAACGGTTAGGGTAAATTTATATCATGCTAATTGTTATACCATCACACCTAGTATGCAAAAGGTAAAGGTTTAGATGACGAGTGTAGTAAGTTCATTAAGATTATTAATTACAATTACATCGTTATGTGATGTTTTATCCTTACGATTGATCCAAATTCCTCTCATCCCAGCCTTCGTACTTCCAATAGCATCTATTTCTAACCTATCCCCAATATAATAGCTTTCTTCCATCTTAACATTTGCTTGCTTACAAGCTTCTATAAATATTTTTGCATCGGGCTTAGCTACGCCTACTTCGCTAGATGTAATCACATGACTAAAATACTTACTTAGTCCTATTCCTATCTTATGTATTTTTTCAATTTGTTGGGTATAGTCACCATTACTAATAATGCCAAGCTGGTTTCCCAATTGCTTCAATGATTCGAGGCAAGGAACAGCATCTTCATACGCTGTCCAATTTCTTCTATAAGAAAGTAAGTAATCATTAAACTTCAAATCGGCTTGTCGGTTATTTAAGTGATGTCCAAATAAATCTTTCATTCGCAACCTTCTTTGCTCTTGAAAGGATACTTCCTTTGATAAATATTTATCATAATATTTAGTAGATGAATGGTTCATCCATAAAATCATAAACTCATTCTGGGTAAGCTGTAGCTCTTCAGTGTAATCGTTATAAAATTCAAACGCAGCCACTCTCTCTGCCCGTTCATGATCAAGTAATGTTGCATCAATATCGAAAAAAATCACAGTTTTCACCCTCAGTCATTCTATTTTCCATTCACATATTACTATAAAAACCATCATTCTCCATCTCTTATTCTCTCAAATAAGTATTTAATTTCTTCCAAATGTATAAATACTAATTGGGGTAAATTAGAAATTTTCTTTGTGTTGATAAGAAGCTATTTTAATTTCTATTTAACTGTTTCATTTGAACATTCATGATTAGTGAAACGGTAAGATTAAACTCAATTTTAATTATCCAAATGACCTTTTCATAATCACAGATGAAGGCTGTGCGAATCAGGTAGTTAACTTTTTTACTACCAATCCGATACTAATACTACGGTATAGCTAAATAAGGAGGAAAAGAATGTTTAAGAAAATACAAACTAAGATTATGCTTACTGTTAGTGTATTTATTGCAATTATTCTTATTGCTGTTTCATCAATTACTTACTTTCAAACAAAACAAGAGATTCTTTCAAGTGTCGATCAAATTTCTAAAGAACAAGTAGAAGATGTTAAAAGTAGAATGGATCTCTATCTTAGCTTTTATGGAAAGGCTGTTGAGCAATATAGTCAAGATAATCGAATCCTATCATACTTGCAAAAACTAAAAAGCAATGAAAAGGAATCATTGGAAAAATACTGGCCGAGTGTTGCAAATGATTTTGAACATTTTACAAAGTTAAATCAAAATGTTGCAGTTATTTATGTAGGAGCTGAGACGAAACAATTTCAAACGACACCATTGATTGATTTACCTGATGACTTTGATCCTACTGAAAGGCCATGGTATGCTGCAGCATTGGATTCACCAGAGAAGGCAGTTTGGACCGAACCATACCAAGATGCTAGTACAGGGGAGTACGTCGTTACAGTGGTAAAACCTGTAGTTGATCCAATCTCAAGTGAAGTATTAGGAGTAGTAGGGCTTGACTTGAACTTAGCAGGATTAACCGAAATGATTAACAGTCTTAAAATAGGTTACGAAGGGTATGCTTTTCTATTAGATAAAGAAGGAATAGCCTTGGTGCATCCAGAGGAACAAGGAAATAGTTTAAGTGAGAAAGCATACATAGAGACAATAAATAGTAGTCAGTCAGGAGATACGTCATTCAAAGAAAAAAATACAGATCATGATATGTATTATCACACGTTAGATCAGACAGGCTGGAAAGTTGGCGTCGTTTATGAAACAAACAAGCTACTGTCGAATGCAGAAAATTTAAGGAACTTGACATTAATTATTGCTACCATTTCTGTTATAGCTAGTTTGGTATTAACTTATCTTCTTTCTAGAAGTATTGCAAAGCCAATCACACAATTGAATAAACAAGTTCAAGAGGTGGCTATGGGTGATTTAACCATTAACACCGAGGCTAAATCAAAAGACGAAATAGGGCAACTAACCTACCATTTTAATGAGATGGTTCAAAATATGAGAAACCTTATTTCGGCTGTTCATCATTCAATTGGAAATGTGAATGATTCTGCTAACAACCTTACCGCGGTTGCCGAAGAAACGATTGCTTCTAGTGAAGAAGTAGCAAAGGCGATTGGAGAAGTAGCTATAGGGGCAACTCAGCAAGCACAGGATTCTGAGGTTGCGAATGATAGAACCCTTAGTCTTTCAAATCAATTTGAAATAATTAACCATAAAGTATTAGAAATGGAGAATTTATCTAAACAGGCAGAAACAACAAATCAAAATGGCTTGGCGCAAATGAATAATCTAAGAGATAGAACAAAGGAAAGTAGTGAGGTTGTAACAAAAGTGGGGGGAGTCATTGATAATTTAGCTACTCAAGTAAAAGAAATTGAGCAGGTGATTCATTCTATTACTGAAATCTCTGAACAAACAAACCTACTAGCCTTAAATGCTAGTATTGAAGCGGCAAGAGCGGGTGAGAGCGGGCGTGGCTTCGCTGTAGTAGCTGAAGAAGTAAGAAAATTGGCCGAACAATCTGCATTTGCTGCCCAACAAGTGAAAACGACCATCTCGACGATTGATAATGAAACAAAAATAGTCGTGAAAGAAATGGAACAAACAGTAGCGATTTCCCAATTGCAGAATGAAACAGTAAACCATACAGAATCTGCTTTCACGGAAATTTCTCAAACGATGAAGGCAATTGTCTCTTCAATTGAACAAATAACAAAAGAAGTAGAAAGTACGAATGTGATGAAGGACGATGTAGTAGCCTCCATACAAAATATTACATCGGTATCTGAGGAAACCGCAGCTGCAACGGAAGAGGTAAGTGCCTCTACGGATGAACAAGTTCGAGCTTTGAGTACTGTCACACAATCTGCTATTGAATTAAACGAATCTAGTTCAAAGCTCTCAGAAATGATTAAGCACTTTAAAATATAATTATCCATTGTTAAATAATATGTGATGTCAACGTTAATTAAAGGGTAGTTGAAGGCGGAGTAAATTCTTTTAGCTTTTTTACTAGACTTGGTTCAAAAGAAAAGTTTATATAAACGGAAGATGTAGCATGAATGCTGCATCTTTCGTTTTGTAGTAGTAAGATTTGGGTTGTTTCAAATTTGTATTAACATACTCGTAGACCATTAGGAAGAGTATATGAAATCTTCCTTTTAAGAAAATAAAAGGGGGCTTTGATACGAGCTTTACATATATGAATTTCACGACATATAAATTGAAGGTGACAGAAGTGTACAAGATTATTGGACTAAATGAGAAATAAGAATTTAACCGAAGTAATAGAATTAACGTTCTGATATTTCCTTTATGACTTATGAATGCGCTTAGCGTATTCAAAGGATAGGGATTCATTATTAATTTAAAGCCCTTTATTATCTATATGAGTACCAAACATTCCACCCACTATTTTTAGTTTTTACTACAAAGAATATTCCTGAAGGACTTGTACTAGGAAGCAACTTAGGAAATTCTACTTTAACTATCCAAGAATTATTGGCAATTGGTTCTCCGCATAATCTTATAGCTATTCTATAATAAGCATCATCGTACTGAACCCCAATTACTGAAGGTAAAGGTACTATTTTTATAACATTCCATTTATTATATTCATTGTCAGGATAAGCGATTGGAATGAGGTCATTTAATTTCCGTACGAGCTCATCCGTATCTGCTAAAGTGGTCTTTAAAATGCTTTCGATATTCGGGCAGTTTGGTTTTAAAAAAGGTAATTCTGTCGCTTCTGCTACATTTGAAGTTATTGTACACAATAAGATAATAATAATCTTCTTTACCATATCATTACCTCCTCGTATAAAGTTTGCATCTTATTGATTGCTTTAATTAGTACCGTTACTTAATAAGAACGCTCATACATTATTCTAAATGGGTCGAACCCTCCTATATTTTATGGAAAAGAAACTGAAAATCTGTGTCGAAAAAGTTAGTAATATCAAGATGAAAAAGAACGTTAAGTATATCTTTTACGTTCTCCTGTTTATTTATTGGTTTGTATGGAACAGTAAAAAAATTTACATCTAGTAGGTTGAATTCTTCACAAAAAATGGTGTGAAAACAAGAGAAGAGAAGGTGAGGAGGTTCAACGGGGTAACAGTAAAAAAATTACGAGCATAACTTGTGCTTTCATTAATCAACATAAAAAATGTCGTTTATGTTGAATTTTGATCATACTTAGAAATAAAACGTTTTCGGCTGTCTTCAATTTCATTTTTAATATAATCTTGGTATTCTTTTTTCATTAACTCGTCTGTGAGTTCTATATTTCCGTTAATTTCAGCTAAAAGCAAACTACCATCAACTTGAGAGTAAGTCATAAAAATATATTGTTTGTTTACTTGTGGAAGACCATTGTCTTTTGATTGGTCAGTTTCATTTAAAATTAATGTGCCTTCATTGTTATACCCTCCTTGCTTCTTAACTTCCACTGTAGTGACTAGTTTTCCTTTCAAGTTTTCATTGACCTTTATGCGGTAAATTCTATTTGGGAAGTCAGAATT from Bacillus spongiae harbors:
- a CDS encoding N-acetyldiaminopimelate deacetylase, whose protein sequence is MNPFVGIRRDLHQIPEIGFQEVETQQYLLNYINSLPQDRIEINTWRTGILVKVNGKVGEKTLGYRADIDGLPIKEETGLSFESSHAGYMHACGHDFHMSIALGVLTNLVHSPIDHNALFVFQPAEEGPGGAEPLLKSNEFKEWKPDFMLALHIAPEYPVGTIAIKEGLLFANTSELFIDMIGKGGHAAYPHQTKDMILASSLFVTQLQSIVSRNIDPLDSAVVTIGKMTGGTVQNVIAEKARLEGTIRTLKPETIEKVKKRIEAMATGIESSFDCQVTIDYGSNYYQVYNDEELTRDFMRWVEEYNDATLLECKEAMTGEDFGYMLKEIPGFMFWLGVDSPYGLHHSKLAPKEEAIDFAISLLSQYIHQL
- a CDS encoding Rrf2 family transcriptional regulator; translation: MSTTYLSKILTKLVKSGVVEVISGVNGGYKLRRGCEELSLLDFIKAIIEGLTLILNNCLS
- a CDS encoding methyl-accepting chemotaxis protein → MRNLISAVHHSIGNVNDSANNLTAVAEETIASSEEVAKAIGEVAIGATQQAQDSEVANDRTLSLSNQFEIINHKVLEMENLSKQAETTNQNGLAQMNNLRDRTKESSEVVTKVGGVIDNLATQVKEIEQVIHSITEISEQTNLLALNASIEAARAGESGRGFAVVAEEVRKLAEQSAFAAQQVKTTISTIDNETKIVVKEMEQTVAISQLQNETVNHTESAFTEISQTMKAIVSSIEQITKEVESTNVMKDDVVASIQNITSVSEETAAATEEVSASTDEQVRALSTVTQSAIELNESSSKLSEMIKHFKI
- a CDS encoding HAD family hydrolase; this translates as MIFFDIDATLLDHERAERVAAFEFYNDYTEELQLTQNEFMILWMNHSSTKYYDKYLSKEVSFQEQRRLRMKDLFGHHLNNRQADLKFNDYLLSYRRNWTAYEDAVPCLESLKQLGNQLGIISNGDYTQQIEKIHKIGIGLSKYFSHVITSSEVGVAKPDAKIFIEACKQANVKMEESYYIGDRLEIDAIGSTKAGMRGIWINRKDKTSHNDVIVINNLNELTTLVI
- the dapD gene encoding 2,3,4,5-tetrahydropyridine-2,6-dicarboxylate N-acetyltransferase; translation: MKMMDANEIISFIQNSKKSTPVKVYVKGNLENIKFDESVQTFLNAENGVVFGEWASIQATLEEYKKEIVDFVIENDRRNSAIPLLDMKAINARIEPGAVIRDQVEIGDNAVIMMGAMINIGAVVGSGTMIDMNVVLGGRATVGENCHIGAGAVLAGVIEPPSAQPVIVEDDVVVGANAVILEGVTVGKGSVVAAGAIVVEDVPPFTVVAGTPAKVIKQIDEKTKSKTEIKQELRQL
- a CDS encoding NAD(P)/FAD-dependent oxidoreductase codes for the protein MEKLDCIVIGAGPAGLSAALTLGRARRKIAIFDNGKNRNRVTRESNGFLTRDGIKPQVFKEIAMKELESYPSVSISNETVIQVKKEEQKDLFLIKTSNNHFYFAERILLATGIQEEFSFSQIKQYYGKSLFSCPYCDGWEQRDKPLAIIAEAEKHMIHLTKLVYNWSKDLIVFTNGHQLSNNVRNDFARKEIKIYTTRIKNLHGDNGNIKSIELESGDNILRSGGFVVPSFYRPNQFAEQLNCQINENKRIITDGGRSTTNGVYIAGETETVGPSSLMMAAADGNKAAFSINMDITLDRF
- a CDS encoding GNAT family N-acetyltransferase: MNLRDALREDAERISSIAIRSKAHWEYSKEFIQACRQDLTIDENYIQNHNVFVLEEKEEIVGFFTFIRGEMDRLDFLYIDPKYIGKGFGRITWEHVIQKAQEMGVKSFTIDSDPNAKAFYEKMGAKQIGEIPSTVFKDRFLPLMKFTVEDN